The sequence GCCGCAGGAAGGCACCCGCGAGGACGGCACCATCGTGCGCAACGATACCGGCGTCTTCGAGGGCGGCGAGATCTCGATGTTCTACGACCCGATGATCGCCAAGCTGTGCACCTGGGCGCCCAAGCGCATCGAGGCCATCGACGCCATGGCCGATGCGCTCGACCGGTTCGAGGTGGAGGGCATCGGCCACAACCTGCCCTTCCTCTCCGCCGTGATGGACCACCCGCGCTTCCGCAGCGGCGCCATCACCACGGCCTTCATCGCCGAGGAATATCCGGAAGGCTTTGCCGGCGTGACGCCGGAGGCCGATGCGCTTCAGGAGCTTGTCGCAGTGGCCGCGGCCTGCAACCATGTGTCCGAGACACGGGCAACGCAGATCAGCGGCGCCATGGACAACCACCGCCGCGTGGTCGGGCCGAACTGGACCATCGTGGTGGAGCGTGAGGAGTTTCCGGTCGCGATCACCGAAAACGGCGACGGCAGCTACACGGTCGCGCCGCGCGAGGGCGAGGACGGCACGGCGCTGTCCGCCCCGCGCAAGATCGCCCTCGGCAGCTGGAAGCCGGGCACGCCCTTGATCGAGGCGAGTGTCGACGGCCGGTCGCTGGCGGTGAAGGTCGACCCGACGCTGCAGGGCTTCCGCCTGCGCCGCCGCGGTGCCGAGGTGGTGCTCTCCTGCCTCACCCCGCGCCAGGCGATGGCCGCGCGGCTGATGCCGGAGAAGATCCCGGCAGACACCTCGAAGATGCTGCTGTGCCCGATGCCGGGCCTGGTGGTGTCCATCGCGGTGGAGCAGGGCCAGACCGTCGAGGCGGGTCAGACGCTCGCCACGGTGGAAGCGATGAAGATGGAGAACGTGCTGAAGGCCGAGCGCAAGGGCGTGGTCAAGACCATCGCCGCCAAGCCGGGCGACAGCCTCGCCGTCGACGAGATCATCATGGAATTCGAATAGGAGCGGGTCATGACCGAGAAGAAGACCGTTCGCGACTGGATGGACCTGGCCTCGAAGGAGCTCAAGGGCAGCGATCCGCAGGACCTCGTCTGGCAGACGCCGGAGGGCATCCCGGTCAAGCCGCTCTACACCGAGGAGGACCTGGAAGGGATCGGGCACCTGGGCACCCTGCCCGGCTTCGAGCCCTTCCTGCGCGGCCCGCGCGCGACCATGTATGCCGGCCGCCCCTGGACGATCCGGCAATATGCGGGCTTCTCCACGGCCGAGGAATCCAACGCCTTCTACCGCAAGGCGCTCGCCGCCGGGCAGCAGGGCGTCTCGGTCGCCTTCGACCTTGCCACCCATCGCGGCTATGACAGCGACCATCCGCGCGTCGTCGGCGATGTCGGCAAGGCGGGCGTCGCCATCGACAGCGTCGAGGACATGAAGATCCTGTTCGACGGCATCCCGCTGGAGCAGATCTCCGTCTCGATGACCATGAACGGCGCGGTGATCCCGATCCTCGCCAACTTCATCGTCGCGGGCGAGGAACAGGGCGTGCCGAGGTCCAAGCTCTCCGGGACCATCCAGAACGACATCCTCAAGGAGTTCATGGTCCGCAACACCTACATCTACCCGCCCGAGCCCTCGATGCGGATCATCGCCGACATCATCGAGTACACGGCGAAGGAGATGCCGAAGTTCAACTCCATCTCCATTTCCGGCTACCACATGCAGGAAGCCGGAGCGACCCTGGTGCAGGAGCTGGCCTTCACGCTGGCGGACGGGCGCGAATATGTGCGCGCCGCGCTGAAGAAGGGGCTCGACGTCGACGCCTTTGCCGGGCGCCTCTCCTTCTTCTTCGCCATCGGCATGAACTTCTTCATGGAAGCGGCGAAGCTGCGGGCCGCGCGCCTGCTGTGGTCGCGCATCATGACGGAGTTCCAGCCGAAGAAGGCCTCCTCCCTGATGCTGCGCACCCACTGCCAGACCTCCGGCGTGTCGCTGCAGGAGCAGGACCCGTACAACAACATCGTGCGCACCGCCTTCGAGGCGATGTCGGCGGCCCTCGGCGGCACCCAGTCGCTGCACACCAACTCCTTCGACGAGGCCATCGCCCTGCCGACGGAGTTCTCCGCCCGCATCGCCCGCAACACCCAGCTGATCCTGCAGCACGAGACGGGCGTGACCAAGGTCGTCGACCCGCTGGCCGGCTCCTATTACGTGGAGAGCCTGACAAACGAGCTGGCCACCCGCGCCTGGGAGATCATCGAACGCATCGAGGCCGAGGGCGGCATGACCGCAGCCGTCGACAAGGGCCTGCCCAAGCGGATGATCGAGGAGGCCGCGACCCGTCGCCAGGCCGCCGTCGACCGCGGCGACGAGGTGATCGTCGGCGTCAACAAGTTCCGCCTGGAGAACGAGGACGACATCGAGATCCTCGACATCGACAACAAGGCGGTGCGGGAGTCCCAGATCGCCCGCATCGAGCGCACGCGGCGCCAGCGCGATCCCCAGCGTGCGCAGGAGACCCTGGACGCGCTGCGCGAAGTCGCCCGCACGGGCGAGGGCAACATCCTGGAAGCGGCCGTGGAAGCGGCCCGCGCCCGCGCCACGCTCGGCGAGATTTCCGACGCGCTGCGCGAGGCCTTCGGCGACCACGAGGCGGTGCCCAAGGTGGTGCGCCAGGTCTACGG comes from Stappia sp. 28M-7 and encodes:
- the scpA gene encoding methylmalonyl-CoA mutase translates to MTEKKTVRDWMDLASKELKGSDPQDLVWQTPEGIPVKPLYTEEDLEGIGHLGTLPGFEPFLRGPRATMYAGRPWTIRQYAGFSTAEESNAFYRKALAAGQQGVSVAFDLATHRGYDSDHPRVVGDVGKAGVAIDSVEDMKILFDGIPLEQISVSMTMNGAVIPILANFIVAGEEQGVPRSKLSGTIQNDILKEFMVRNTYIYPPEPSMRIIADIIEYTAKEMPKFNSISISGYHMQEAGATLVQELAFTLADGREYVRAALKKGLDVDAFAGRLSFFFAIGMNFFMEAAKLRAARLLWSRIMTEFQPKKASSLMLRTHCQTSGVSLQEQDPYNNIVRTAFEAMSAALGGTQSLHTNSFDEAIALPTEFSARIARNTQLILQHETGVTKVVDPLAGSYYVESLTNELATRAWEIIERIEAEGGMTAAVDKGLPKRMIEEAATRRQAAVDRGDEVIVGVNKFRLENEDDIEILDIDNKAVRESQIARIERTRRQRDPQRAQETLDALREVARTGEGNILEAAVEAARARATLGEISDALREAFGDHEAVPKVVRQVYGPAYEGEPEYETLVQRLSDFASTLGETPRVLVAKLGQDGHDRGAKVIASAFGDIGFDVIAGPLFQTPEEAADLAVKNKVHVVGMSSLAAGHKTLAPQLVEALKARGASDIIVVVGGVIPRQDYQFLKDAGVSAIFGPGSNVLDAARSVLDLIAGRRRNVA